The DNA sequence GTAAATATGAGGAATTAGATTTTAACAAAATAATTGATAAAAGAATTTACGTAATCACTTTAAGTGGAGAAAATATTTCAAATAAAGTCGATTTGATTAATGATTTTATAAATAAAAATAATTTAAATATGGAAATAAATTCTACTTGAAGTAGAGGTATATTCATAGGTCCTAAAAAAACAACAAAAAGTTCAACTTTAGAATTATTAACAAAAAAAATTGGTTATTCAAATGATAATTTAATTGCTTTTGGTGATTCATCTAACGATTTTGAAATGATTCGTGATGCTGTTTATGGTGTTGCTATGGAAAGAGCGAACTGAAGAATTAAAAGTGTTGCCGATGATGTTGCTCTTGATTGCGAATATGACGGAGCATATTTAAAACTTAAAGAGCTAAAGTTGATATAAAATGAAACCACTAGAGATTTATGAATTAGATAGCTGAAAACCCTCAGAAAATATAATATATGTAATCGGTGCATTCGAATCATTTCATTTGGGACATTATCAATTATTGAAAAAAGCAGTTGAAATTAAAAAAAATGAACAAATTGTTTTGGTTTATTTCAAGAATGAAACAACAATGTTCAAAATGAAAGATGGATTATTTTGTGATAATGATGCAAAAAGATATATCTTCAGCACATTTAATGAAATTGATAAAGCAATAGAATTAGATTTTAGTAAAATTTCACTTCTTGAAGGTGATGTATTTATAGAAAGATTAACAAATAATAAAAATAATTGTTCAATTATTTGTGGGAAAGACTTTAAATTTGGAAAGTCTGCTAAATGAGATACATCAAAACTAAAAAATAGCTTTAAAAATATGAATGTAATTGATTTGGATTTATTAAAATATAAAGATATAAAAATCGGAACTAAAAACCTAAAAGAATTATTGAATTTTGGGCAAATTAAGTTTTTGAATTCTTTATTAACGCGAGAGTACTTATTGGCATGCAAAATTAAATCTAATCTTGAATTATCAATAAATAATGATATTGTTGAAATTCATTCGGGAGTTTATGCAGCAGCACTGATTGTAAACAAAATTAAATATTACTGCGTCTTACATATAAGTTTGAAGAATAATTTTCATTTTAAGCTTATTGATATAAAAGCATTTGAAATTGAAAATGTACCTGCTAAATTAATTATATATTCTGAAATTAGATTAATAACTAACTCACAAAATGATAAACTAACAAACGAAGATGTACTAGAAGCAAAAAATTTTATTATTAATGATAATAGTATATAATTTATAAGCATTTTCTTAATTGCAAATTTTTATACTAGGTGATAAATAAGTTTAACGCTTGGATAAAACATAATTTAAAAAAATAGGAGACAAAAAATTATGATTTCTAATGAAACAAAATTAGGATTAGTTAAGAAATACGGAAAAAACGCAAAAGACACAGGAAATACTTTTGTTCAAATTGCTATTTTAACCGAAGATATTGAATCATTAAAACCACATTTCTTAAAAAATCCAAAAGACAAACACTCACGTCGTGGATTTATGGCTAAAATTAACAAACGTCGTGTATTACTTGATCACTTAAAATCAAAAGATTTAGAAGAATACAACAGATGTATTAAAGAACTTAATTTACGTAAATAATAAAAGCCGAAAGGCTTTTTTATTCTTTTTGTTCATTTTTTGTTCACTTCTAAATAAACATTCATATTATTATGGAGGTTTATATGAGCGATAAGAAAAAAATTATTGACGAAGCTATTTTAGAAATTAGCAAAAAATTTGGAAATGAATCAATTATGTATTTAGGGGATGTCCCTCATGCAGATGTTGATACTTTTTCAAGTGGAAGCTTTAAATTAAATGACATTTTAGGAATAGGTGGTTGACCAAAAGGTAGAATTATTGAAATTTATGGCCCTGAGAGTTCTGGAAAAACAACTTTATGTCTACATGCAGTTGCAGAAATACAAAAAAAAGGTGGAATAGCAGCATTCATTGATGCAGAGCATTCGATCGATCCGGTATACGCCGGAAAAATTGGGGTTGATGTTGAAAAATTATTAATAAGTCAACCAGATTCAGGCGAACAAGCACTAGAAATTGTAGATATGTTATCTAAATCAGGAAATATTGATTTAATAGTTGTTGATTCAGTAGCAGCATTAGTACCAGAATCTGAGTTAAATGGAGATATGAGAGAACAACAAATCGGTTCTCAAGCAAGATTAATGTCTAAAGCATTAAGGAAAATAACTTCTGTGTCTAATAAAAATAAAACTACAATTATTTTTATTAATCAGATAAGAGAAAAAGTTGGTGTTTGTTATGGCAACCCAGAAACAACAACAGGTGGTAGAGCATTAAAATTTTATGCCTCAATAAGGTTAGAAGTAAGAAAAGGTCAACCTATAGTTGATGGTAAAGATACCATCGGCAATGAATTGAAAATAAAAGTGGTAAAAAATAAATTAGCAGCACCATACAAAAAAATGGATACAGAATTAATTTTTTCATGTGGTATTGACAGAATTGGTGAAATAATAGATGAAGCTGTTGAAAAAAATGTTTTAGTAAAAAAAGGTTCATGATACTCCTATGAAGGTAAAAATTTAGCTCAAGGAAAAAAGACTATGAGAGATGTGTTATCTTCTGATCAAGTTTTACTAAATGAAATAGAAAATAAAATACTTTAAATAAATATATATAATTTAATAAATATTAATTCATTTTGTAGAAAACGGTAAAATGACTAATCAAAGACTTAAATTATTATTTATTGGTGATATATTTGGAGAACCAGGTGTTGAGTTTGTTGAAGAATTACTTCCGATAATAAGAAAAGAATATAACATAGATTTTGTTATTGGACAAGCAGAAAATGTATCTGGAAGAAAAGGATTTGTTAAAGAAGATTATGAAAGGTTAAAATCATCTGGAGTAGATGCCTTTACTTTAGGTAATCATGTTTGAGCAAAAAAAGAAATTCTTGAAATAATTCATAACGAAGATGTGATTAGGCCAGCCAACATTAATCCTCAATATGCTGGCGAAGGAACGAGAATTTTTAATATCAAAGGAATGTCTTTAAGAGTAACTCAGTTAATGGGAATAACTTTTAATAAATTATCTCCTCCATGAAATGAAGAATATGCAGACAATTTTTTTGATTGCATAGATAATATTATTAAATTTAAAGAGAAAAGTGATTTCCACTTTATTGATTTTCATGCTGAAACAACAAGTGAAAAAAATGTATTAGGATTATATGTTGATGGCAAAGTTGATGCGATTTGTGGCACACACACGCATGTACAAACAAATGATGATAAAAAATTACCTAATCATACTTTATATATAACAGATGTAGGGATGACTGGGCCAGCCAACTCAGCTATTGGCGCGGATTTTGAATCAGTATATGAGAAAATGAGATTTGACAGACCATCAAAATTTGAAGTTTCTAAAAATAAGCAACAATTTAATGCCGTCATTTTAGAACTTAATAATATAAATAAGGAAAATAACAAAATTACTAAATTAAATATAGCTAAAAATTAATTTAATAAATTTGTTATTTTTTTTTTTTTTTTTTCTTTGGTTTAAAAAAATCTTTGCTATAATTCTTTAGACACACGACAAATAATGTGTTAAAAGTTCTTTGAAAACTAGATATACAAACATGACAGTCAATTTTTTCGAGAGTTTGATCCTGGCTCAGGATGAACGCTGGCTGTGTGCCTAATACATGCATGTCGAGCGGAGTTCTTCGGAACTTAGCGGCGAATGGGTGAGTAACACGTACTTAACATGCCCTCTAGATTGGAATAACGATTAGAAATGATCGCTAATGCCGGATACTTATATCTTTCGCATGAAGGATATATAAAAGGAGCGTTTGCTTCGCTAGAGGATTGGGGTGCGTAACATTAGCTAGTTGGTAGGGTAATGGCCTACCAAGGCTATGATGTTTAGCGGGGTTGAGAGACTGATCCGCCACACTGGGACTGAGATACGGCCCAGACTCCTACGGGAGGCAGTAGTAGGGAATTTTCCACAATGGACGAAAGTCTGATGGAGCGACACAGCGTGCAGGATGACGGCCTTCGGGTTGTAAACTGCTGTTATAAGGGAAGAAAAAATAAAGTAGGAAATGACTTTATCTTGACGGTACCTTGTCAGAAAGCAACGGCTAACTATGTGCCAGCAGCCGCGGTAATACATAGGTTGCAAGCGTTATCCGGAATTATTGGGCGTAAAGCGTCTGTAGGTTGTTTGTTAAGTCTGACGTGAAAACTTGGGGCTCAACCCCAAATTGCGTTGGATACTGGCAAACTAGAGTTATGAAGAGGTTAGCGGAATTCCTTGTGAAGCGGTGAAATGCGTAGATATAAGGAAGAACACCAACTTGGCGAAGGCAGCTAACTGGGCATACACTGACACTGAGAGACGAAAGCGTGGGGAGCAAACAGGATTAGATACCCTGGTAGTCCACGCTGTAAACGATGATGATTAGCTGATGGGGAACTCATCGGCACAGCTAACGCATTAAATCATCCGCCTGAGTAGTATGCTCGCAAGAGTGAAACTTAAAGGAATTGACGGGGATCCGCACAAGCGGTGGAGCATGTGGTTTAATTTGAAGATACGCGTAGAACCTTACCCACTCTTGACATCTTCCGCAAAGCTATAGAGATATAGTGGAGGCTAACGGAATGACAGATGGTGCATGGTTGTCGTCAGCTCGTGTCGTGAGATGTTCGGTTAAGTCCTGCAACGAGCGCAACCCTTGTCCTTAGTTAAATGTTCTAAGGAGACTGCCCGAGTAATTGGGAGGAAGGTGGGGACGACGTCAAATCATCATGCCTCTTACGAGGGGGGCAACACACGTGCTACAATGGACGGTACAAAGAGACGCAATACGGCGACGTGGAGCAAATCTCAAAAAACCGTTCTCAGTTCGGATTGTAGTCTGCAACTCGACTACATGAAGTCGGAATCGCTAGTAATCGTAGATCAGCTACGCTACGGTGAATACGTTCTCGGGTCTTGTACACACCGCCCGTCACACCATGGGAGCTGGTAATGCCCGAAGTCGGTTTTGTTAACTACGGAGACAACTGCCTAAGGCAGGACTGGTGACTGGGGTGAAGTCGTAACAAGGTATCCCTACGAGAACGTGGGGATGGATTACCTCCTTTCTACGGAGTACACCTTAGTACAACAAGTACTGATAACAATGACTAAATAATTTTTAATGTCATGTGCTAATGTTTTAGTCCACTAGTGTATATCTAGTTTTGAGGGAACTTTCTCTCATGATCTTTGAAAACTGAATAGTTATACATTTTTAATATAACAACGACATCATTAAACAAAATAAAGATTATGTCTTATTTGTTTTGATACCGAGTTAATAAATTTAATTTATTAAAATGTCTTAAAATACATCAACAATAGGTAAATATTGTACTTTTAAATAAGTAAGAGTTTATGGTGGATGCCTTGGGTCTGGAAGTCGATGAAGGACGTGATAACCTGCGATAAGCCTCGTGGAGCTGGAAATGCGCTATGAAACGGGGATTTCCGAATGGGGAAACCTAACTAGAGTAAAGTCTAGTTGCTTTCTAATGAATAAAATAGTTAGATAGACGAGACACGTTGTGAACTGAAACATCTTAGTAGCAACAGGAAGAGAAAATAAATAATGATTCTATTAGTAGCGGCGAGCGAAAATGGAAGAGCCCAAACCAACACATGTTGGGGTTGTAGGACAGCCTTTTTAAGTTACAAAATTGTAGTATAGCAGAAAAACTTGGAAAAGTTTAGCATAGAAGGTGAAACTCCTGTA is a window from the Mycoplasma anserisalpingitidis genome containing:
- a CDS encoding YcsE-related riboflavin metabolism phosphatase, which translates into the protein MKNLKNIIKCAAFDIDGTILPNGNTKFSQKTIDAFSLLRKNGIVSILATAREFSTICDFLEQLKPDYFIGANGSFILDCNKNEIIYEVGLNLNEVKMLYDEFYNDNFNFIITDVNKSYYSKNTNLYTWFIRPNISKYEELDFNKIIDKRIYVITLSGENISNKVDLINDFINKNNLNMEINSTWSRGIFIGPKKTTKSSTLELLTKKIGYSNDNLIAFGDSSNDFEMIRDAVYGVAMERANWRIKSVADDVALDCEYDGAYLKLKELKLI
- a CDS encoding FAD synthase, whose amino-acid sequence is MKPLEIYELDSWKPSENIIYVIGAFESFHLGHYQLLKKAVEIKKNEQIVLVYFKNETTMFKMKDGLFCDNDAKRYIFSTFNEIDKAIELDFSKISLLEGDVFIERLTNNKNNCSIICGKDFKFGKSAKWDTSKLKNSFKNMNVIDLDLLKYKDIKIGTKNLKELLNFGQIKFLNSLLTREYLLACKIKSNLELSINNDIVEIHSGVYAAALIVNKIKYYCVLHISLKNNFHFKLIDIKAFEIENVPAKLIIYSEIRLITNSQNDKLTNEDVLEAKNFIINDNSI
- the rpsO gene encoding 30S ribosomal protein S15, with the translated sequence MISNETKLGLVKKYGKNAKDTGNTFVQIAILTEDIESLKPHFLKNPKDKHSRRGFMAKINKRRVLLDHLKSKDLEEYNRCIKELNLRK
- the recA gene encoding recombinase RecA, producing MSDKKKIIDEAILEISKKFGNESIMYLGDVPHADVDTFSSGSFKLNDILGIGGWPKGRIIEIYGPESSGKTTLCLHAVAEIQKKGGIAAFIDAEHSIDPVYAGKIGVDVEKLLISQPDSGEQALEIVDMLSKSGNIDLIVVDSVAALVPESELNGDMREQQIGSQARLMSKALRKITSVSNKNKTTIIFINQIREKVGVCYGNPETTTGGRALKFYASIRLEVRKGQPIVDGKDTIGNELKIKVVKNKLAAPYKKMDTELIFSCGIDRIGEIIDEAVEKNVLVKKGSWYSYEGKNLAQGKKTMRDVLSSDQVLLNEIENKIL
- a CDS encoding TIGR00282 family metallophosphoesterase, with product MTNQRLKLLFIGDIFGEPGVEFVEELLPIIRKEYNIDFVIGQAENVSGRKGFVKEDYERLKSSGVDAFTLGNHVWAKKEILEIIHNEDVIRPANINPQYAGEGTRIFNIKGMSLRVTQLMGITFNKLSPPWNEEYADNFFDCIDNIIKFKEKSDFHFIDFHAETTSEKNVLGLYVDGKVDAICGTHTHVQTNDDKKLPNHTLYITDVGMTGPANSAIGADFESVYEKMRFDRPSKFEVSKNKQQFNAVILELNNINKENNKITKLNIAKN